The Erinaceus europaeus unplaced genomic scaffold, mEriEur2.1 scaffold_748, whole genome shotgun sequence genome includes a window with the following:
- the LOC103127277 gene encoding olfactory receptor 6Z7-like, whose amino-acid sequence METSPEVSNTTRVQAFILLGLSTRPDLRGVLFVVFLMLYLLTLLENSLIIYLVCSHSELHKPMYFFLGNLSCLEMSYVSVTMPSLLVGLWAGPFHVPFTACMTQLFFFISLICTECTLLASMAYDRYVAICRPLHYPLLMRPRVCLGLALASWLGGLLVSAIKTTCIATLTYCGPNVLNQFFCDVSPLLNLSCTHVALTELVDFISAIVIFCGTLLVALGSYVAIGRAVLRMPSAAARRKAFSTCVSHLLVVGIFYSAALFIYCRPSRIKSMDLNKVISVIYTVATPLCNPVIYCLRNKEVHAALRKSLPWP is encoded by the coding sequence agacctccCCAGAGGTGAGCAACACGACCAGGGTCCAGGCCTTCATCCTGCTGGGCTTGTCCACCAGGCCAGACCTCAGGGGCGTCCTGTTTGTGGTCTTCCTGATGCTCTACCTGCTCACCCTGCTGGAGAACTCGCTCATCATCTACCTCGTCTGCTCCCACAGCGAGCTCCACaagcccatgtacttcttcctgggCAACCTCAGCTGCTTGGAGATGAGCTACGTGTCCGTGACCATGCCCAGCCTGCTcgtggggctgtgggctgggcCCTTCCACGTGCCCTTCACCGCCTGCATGACCCAGCTCTTCTTCTTCATTTCCCTCATCTGCACGGAGTGCACACTGCTGGCCtccatggcctatgaccgctacgTGGCCATCTGccgcccactgcactacccactGCTCATGAGGCCGCGCGTCTGCCTGGGCCTGGCCCTGGCTTCTTGGCTCGGGGGCCTGCTGGTCTCAGCAATTAAGACCACCTGCATTGCCACCCTGACCTACTGTGGCCCCAACGTTCTCAACCAGTTCTTCTGTGACGTATCGCCTCTGCTCAACCTGTCCTGCACCCACGTGGCCCTGACCGAGCTGGTGGACTTCATCTCCGCCATCGTCATCTTCTGTGGGACTCTGCTGGTGGCCCTGGGCTCCTACGTGGCCATTGGGAGAGCCGTGCTGCGCATGCCCTCGGCCGCCGCCCGGCGCAAGGCCTTTTCCACCTGCGTCTCCCACCTGCTGGTGGTGGGCATCTTCTACTCGGCCGCCCTCTTCATCTACTGCCGCCCCAGCCGCATCAAGTCCATGGACCTCAACAAGGTGATATCGGTCATCTACACAGTGGCCACGCCCTTGTGCAACCCCGTCATCTACTGTCTGCGCAACAAGGAGGTGCACGCGGCCCTGAGGAAGTCTCTCCCCTGGCCTTGA
- the LOC103127280 gene encoding eukaryotic translation initiation factor 1-like: protein MAKEEEKSMRSGHWSWWKSAVAPSLPDAPSPRPACPSTRLPASLSTFQNFHSFDPFADASKGDDPLPAGTEDYIHVRIQQRNGRKTLTTVQGMADDYDKKKLVKAFKKPCACNGTVIEHPECGEVIQLQGDQRKKTPCQFLVGMGLAKDEQLKVHGFSVL, encoded by the exons ATGGCCAAGGAAGAAGAAAAGTCCATGCGGTCGGGGCACTGGAGCTGGTGGAAGTCAGCTGTGG CCCCCTCGCTTCCCGACGCTCCATCCCCCCGCCCTGCCTGCCCGTCCACCCGCCTGCCCGCCAGCCTGTCCACTTTCCAGAACTTCCACTCTTTCGACCCCTTTGCTGATGCAAGTAAGGGTGATGACCCGCTTCCTGCTGGCACTGAGGATTATATCCATGTAAGAATTCAACAGAGAAACGGCAGGAAGACCCTTACTACTGTCCAAGGGATGGCTGATGATTACGATAAAAAGAAACTAGTGAAGGCGTTTAAGAAGCCATGTGCCTGCAATGGTACTGTAATTGAGCATCCAGAATGTGGAGAAGTAATTCAGCTACAGGGGGACCAGCGCAAGAAAACGCCATGCCAGTTCCTTGTTGGGATGGGACTGGCTAAGGATGAGCAGCTGAAGGTTCATGGGTTTTCAGTGCTTTAG
- the LOC103127279 gene encoding olfactory receptor 6Z7-like: METSMEVSNTTRVQAFILLGLSTRPDLRGVLFVVFLTLYQLTLLENSLIIYLVCSHSELHKPMYFFLGNLSCLEMSYVSVTMPSLLVGLWAGPFHVPFTACMTQLFFFMSLLGTKCTLLASMAYDRYVAICRPLHYPLLMRPRVCLGLALTSWLGGLVVSIIKTACIASLSYCGPNVLNHFFCDVSPLLNLSCTHVALTELVDFISAIVIFCGTLLVALGSYVAIGRAVLRMPSAATRHKAFSTCASHLLVVGIFYSATIFIYARPSRIEAMDLNKVLSVIYTVVTPLCSPVIYCLRNREVRAVLRRALLRPRVSTAWAGVPASFHGHAHRQRGTWKKIRVWLELCYLY, encoded by the coding sequence atGGAGACCTCCATGGAGGTGAGCAACACGACCAGGGTCCAGGCCTTCATCCTGCTGGGCTTGTCCACCAGGCCAGACCTCAGGGGCGTCCTGTTTGTGGTCTTCCTGACGCTCTACCAGCTCACCCTGCTGGAGAACTCGCTCATCATCTACCTCGTCTGCTCCCACAGCGAGCTCCACaagcccatgtacttcttcctgggCAACCTCAGCTGCTTGGAGATGAGCTACGTGTCCGTGACCATGCCCAGCCTGCTcgtggggctgtgggctgggcCCTTCCACGTGCCCTTCACCGCCTGCATGACCCAGCTCTTCTTCTTCATGTCTCTCCTTGGAACCAAGTGCACGCTGCTGGCCtccatggcctatgaccgctacgTGGCCATCTGCCGCCCACTACACTACCCACTGCTCATGAGGCCGCGCGTCTGCCTGGGCCTGGCCCTGACCTCCTGGCTCGGGGGGCTGGTGGTGTCCATTATCAAGACCGCCTGTATTGCCAGCTTGTCCTACTGTGGCCCCAACGTCCTCAACCACTTCTTCTGTGACGTGTCACCCCTGCTCAACCTGTCCTGCACCCACGTGGCCCTGACCGAGCTGGTGGACTTCATCTCCGCCATCGTCATCTTCTGTGGGACTCTGCTGGTGGCCCTGGGCTCCTACGTGGCCATCGGGAGAGCCGTGCTGCGCATGCCCTCGGCCGCCACCCGGCACAAGGCCTTCTCCACCTGCGCCTCCCACCTGCTGGTGGTGGGCATCTTCTACTCAGCTACCATCTTCATCTACGCCCGCCCCAGCCGCATCGAGGCCATGGACCTCAACAAGGTGCTGTCGGTCATCTACACGGTGGTCACGCCCTTGTGCAGCCCCGTCATCTACTGTCTGCGCAACAGGGAGGTGCGGGCAGTGCTGCGCAGGGCTCTGCTCCGGCCCCGAGTGTCCACGGCCTGGGCTGGTGTCCCCGCCTCCTTCCACGGCCACGCACACAGGCAGAGAGGAACCTGGAAGAAAATACGTGTGTGGCTTGAATTGTGTTATCTTTATTGA